The Marinobacter sp. ANT_B65 genome has a segment encoding these proteins:
- the fba gene encoding class II fructose-bisphosphate aldolase (catalyzes the reversible aldol condensation of dihydroxyacetonephosphate and glyceraldehyde 3-phosphate in the Calvin cycle, glycolysis, and/or gluconeogenesis) — protein MALISMRQMLDHAAEHGYGVPAFNVNNLEQMRAIMEAADKTDSPVIVQASAGARKYAGAPFLRHLILAAIEEFPHIPVVMHQDHGTSPAICQRSIQLGFSSVMMDGSLGEDGKTPMDYEYNVDVTRRTVEMAHACGVSVEGELGCLGSLETGQAGEEDGIGAEGTLDMSQMLTDPEEAADFVKKTHVDALAIAIGTSHGAYKFTRPPTGDILAIEQIKAIHKRIPDTHLVMHGSSSVPQEWLKVINEFGGEIPETYGVPVEEIVEGIKYGVRKVNIDTDLRLASTGAVRRFLAQNPAEFDPRKFLQATMVAMTDICIARYEAFGCAGNASKIKPINLERMFERYESGELDPKVK, from the coding sequence ATGGCCCTGATTTCGATGCGGCAAATGCTGGACCACGCCGCCGAGCATGGTTACGGTGTGCCAGCCTTTAACGTAAACAACCTGGAACAGATGCGCGCCATCATGGAAGCCGCCGACAAAACCGATTCCCCGGTTATTGTCCAGGCCTCTGCAGGTGCCCGTAAATACGCCGGAGCCCCCTTCCTGCGCCACCTGATCCTTGCGGCCATTGAAGAGTTTCCGCATATCCCGGTAGTTATGCACCAGGATCACGGCACCAGCCCGGCCATCTGCCAGCGCTCCATCCAGCTGGGCTTCAGCTCCGTAATGATGGACGGCTCCCTGGGCGAAGACGGCAAAACACCTATGGACTACGAATACAACGTAGACGTAACCCGCCGTACCGTAGAAATGGCACACGCCTGTGGCGTATCTGTAGAAGGCGAACTGGGTTGCCTGGGCTCCCTGGAAACCGGCCAGGCCGGTGAAGAAGACGGCATTGGCGCCGAAGGCACTCTGGACATGAGCCAGATGCTGACCGACCCGGAAGAAGCCGCCGACTTCGTGAAAAAGACCCACGTAGACGCACTGGCCATCGCTATCGGCACCAGCCACGGCGCCTACAAGTTTACCCGCCCACCCACAGGCGACATCCTGGCCATTGAGCAGATCAAAGCCATTCACAAACGCATTCCGGATACCCATCTGGTTATGCACGGCTCCAGCTCTGTACCCCAGGAATGGCTGAAAGTTATCAACGAATTTGGCGGTGAGATTCCCGAAACCTACGGTGTACCGGTTGAGGAAATCGTGGAAGGCATCAAGTACGGTGTGCGTAAAGTAAACATCGATACCGACCTGCGCCTCGCCAGTACCGGCGCTGTACGTCGCTTCCTGGCCCAGAATCCGGCCGAGTTTGACCCGCGCAAATTCCTGCAGGCTACCATGGTTGCCATGACCGATATCTGCATCGCCCGCTACGAAGCCTTCGGCTGCGCCGGCAATGCCAGTAAGATCAAGCCAATCAACCTTGAGCGCATGTTTGAGCGCTACGAGTCTGGCGAGCTGGATCCGAAAGTTAAGTAA
- a CDS encoding NYN domain-containing protein, whose translation MDESKQKIALFIDADNAPAGKFEDVLSEVAKYGVVTIRKAYGNWKKASLKGWEDLLHEYAIQPVQQYDLSKGKNASDIALVIDAMDVMYTKDIDVMCFVSSDCDFTPMVTRALAEGKVVLGFGERKTPSPFVNACSKFLFLDQGPAKNDAEETITKNIKSDTKLISLLRQAIEATEEDDGWAALGPVGSHISNKTSFDTRNYGYRNLSSLIKAIDLFELKRGPGNSYLVRDVRKKKTA comes from the coding sequence ATGGATGAGTCTAAGCAAAAAATTGCACTGTTCATCGATGCGGACAATGCCCCTGCTGGCAAGTTTGAGGATGTTCTCAGTGAAGTCGCCAAATATGGTGTTGTAACCATAAGAAAAGCCTATGGAAACTGGAAAAAAGCTTCCTTGAAAGGCTGGGAGGACCTTCTGCATGAATATGCTATTCAGCCAGTGCAGCAGTACGACCTCTCGAAAGGAAAGAATGCATCGGATATCGCGCTGGTTATTGATGCCATGGATGTGATGTACACCAAGGATATAGACGTGATGTGTTTCGTGTCGTCTGACTGTGACTTCACGCCAATGGTTACCCGTGCCCTGGCCGAGGGTAAGGTGGTTCTAGGCTTTGGCGAACGGAAGACACCCTCGCCATTTGTTAACGCGTGCTCCAAGTTTTTGTTTCTGGACCAGGGACCAGCTAAGAATGATGCAGAAGAAACCATAACGAAAAATATAAAATCAGATACAAAGCTGATCAGTCTGCTTCGTCAGGCAATTGAAGCGACGGAAGAGGATGATGGCTGGGCAGCCTTGGGGCCTGTCGGGTCGCACATTTCAAATAAGACCTCGTTTGATACCAGAAACTACGGCTATAGAAATCTGAGTAGTCTCATCAAGGCAATAGATCTGTTTGAGCTGAAGCGTGGCCCGGGTAATTCCTATCTGGTGAGGGATGTCCGGAAGAAAAAAACGGCGTA
- a CDS encoding TIGR02281 family clan AA aspartic protease, translating into MSKPGIIRPETRYLLYFAVFWIVFLSAATYLLGSWESHKTNPNQQLVSHSRDGTTEIKLQANRQGHYLANGTINNQNVTFILDTGATTVSVSEHIAEKAGLVRMQPSLARTAAGTVRVWNTTIPELRLGDITFNNVPGTISPDMDPDMVLLGMSVLGQLNFSQQSGVLTLSLGTH; encoded by the coding sequence ATGAGTAAACCTGGCATCATCAGACCCGAAACCCGATACCTTCTTTACTTCGCTGTTTTCTGGATTGTGTTCCTCTCCGCTGCGACCTATTTACTCGGTAGCTGGGAGTCCCACAAAACCAACCCTAACCAGCAACTGGTCAGTCACTCTCGCGACGGCACCACCGAAATCAAACTGCAGGCCAACCGCCAGGGCCATTATCTGGCAAACGGTACCATCAACAACCAAAACGTAACCTTCATTCTGGATACGGGTGCGACAACCGTGTCTGTCTCAGAACACATCGCCGAAAAAGCAGGCCTTGTCCGGATGCAGCCTAGCCTTGCACGCACTGCTGCTGGCACAGTACGTGTCTGGAATACAACCATTCCAGAACTCCGCCTGGGCGATATCACATTCAATAATGTACCCGGCACCATCAGCCCGGACATGGACCCGGACATGGTTCTGCTGGGTATGAGTGTACTTGGACAGCTTAACTTCTCTCAACAATCGGGCGTTCTGACCCTGAGCCTGGGAACACATTGA
- a CDS encoding T6SS amidase immunity protein Tai4 family protein: MKKALLLCAVFAQNACASADRPSTPTYPPETIFKNYALSTCLADAFEDAELRKDASATAAGFLEFGTGPIEAYTEATLMGREFLKKKYHGKAPVEFNTKKCIDFYHSEELDRLVERYITN, from the coding sequence ATGAAAAAGGCTTTATTACTTTGTGCTGTTTTTGCTCAGAACGCGTGTGCGAGTGCTGATCGCCCCAGCACCCCAACCTACCCTCCGGAAACAATTTTTAAAAACTACGCCTTGAGCACCTGTCTTGCCGATGCGTTCGAAGATGCCGAATTAAGGAAGGATGCCAGCGCTACCGCTGCTGGTTTCCTTGAATTTGGAACGGGCCCTATTGAAGCCTATACAGAGGCTACTTTAATGGGGCGCGAATTCCTGAAAAAGAAATATCACGGAAAAGCCCCAGTTGAGTTCAACACAAAGAAATGTATTGATTTTTACCATAGCGAGGAACTCGATAGGCTAGTCGAACGATATATTACGAATTAG